The nucleotide sequence CTCCAGAGCCATGACGCCCGAGCAGATGATCAAGTTCGTCGACGACCTTTACGAAAGCACCGGGGTCGGTGATTTCGACAAGGCCGAGACGATGCTGACCGACGATTTCTTCATCACCGAGGCCGATTGCCTGCCGATGGCGGGGACCTATCGCGGCAAGACCGCGCTGCGCGAACTCTATGCCAAGGTCATGACGATGGTCGATGTCGTAGCGCTTGACCGGGTGGAAACGACCGCGGGCAAGGATCACGCGGTGACGATCCTGTCGTTCCGCTTTGCCGATCCATCGGTGCCGCCTGCCGAACTGTGCGAGATGTTCCGCTTCCGCGACGGCAAGTGCTGCGAGATCCGCCCGTTCTACTTCGAACCGTCGGTGTTCCACGCCGCCGTTGCGGCCAAGGCTAAGCAGAGCGCCTGAACCGCTTGCCATCCCGTTCGCCGCCCGACAAAGGGGAGGTGAACGGGAGGTCTGCCACAGATGAGCTTGCGACTGGAACAGGACGGTGCGACCGCGCAATTGCTGATCGACCGCGCCGACAAGCGCAACGCCTTCACCATCGATATGTGGCAGGCGCTGCCCGAACTGCTGGCCCAGGCCGCAGCCAGCCCGGATTTGCGTGTGCTCGTGGTCAAGTCGGCTCAGGGCGGCGCGTTCTGCGCCGGGGCCGACATCGCCGAAATGCTCAGCCACAAGGACGACGCCGGGTGGCGCTGCGCAAACCAGCAGGCGATCAACCGCGCGCAATACGAACTCACCCGTTTTCCCCTGCCCACCGTGGCGATGGTCGAAGGCGATTGCATCGGCGGGGGCTGCGGCATCGCGCTGGCCTGCGACATCCGCATCGCCGGCCCGCAGGCGCGCTTCGGGATCACACCCGCCAAACTGGGCCTGGTCTATCCGCTGCATGACGTGAAACTGCTGGTCGATCTGGTCGGGCCGGGACAGGCGCGGCGGCTGCTTTATACCGGCATGCTGATCGATGCTGCCGAAGCGCACCGCATCGGGCTGGCCGA is from Novosphingobium sp. MMS21-SN21R and encodes:
- a CDS encoding nuclear transport factor 2 family protein; the protein is MTPEQMIKFVDDLYESTGVGDFDKAETMLTDDFFITEADCLPMAGTYRGKTALRELYAKVMTMVDVVALDRVETTAGKDHAVTILSFRFADPSVPPAELCEMFRFRDGKCCEIRPFYFEPSVFHAAVAAKAKQSA
- a CDS encoding enoyl-CoA hydratase-related protein, translating into MSLRLEQDGATAQLLIDRADKRNAFTIDMWQALPELLAQAAASPDLRVLVVKSAQGGAFCAGADIAEMLSHKDDAGWRCANQQAINRAQYELTRFPLPTVAMVEGDCIGGGCGIALACDIRIAGPQARFGITPAKLGLVYPLHDVKLLVDLVGPGQARRLLYTGMLIDAAEAHRIGLAEEAADDETALVAQICAASPFSARSLKGFVRRVLDGQGAEDEASLRLFAAAFEGADFHEGTTAFVEKRRPRFG